The genomic window TGTACAGCGCGTGGAAGTCCTGACCCCTGCCGATGAAGAAATCGTGATTGACGATACACAGGCGGCGCGCTGCACCGCCTTCACCATCAACATAGGGGGCACGGATCAGTGATATTCCCGTTGAACTGCGTCAGTTATGGGACGCGGATACGTGTCCGGCGGCGCTACTGCCTCACCTTGCCTGGGCGCTGTCTGTTGACCGTTGGGATAAAAACTGGCCGGAGGCTATCAGGCGGCAGGTGATTAAAGCCGCCTGGCAGATCCACCGGCAAAAGGGCACCATCACCGCCCTGAAGCGCGCTAGAGCCACTGGGCTATCGCGTGATTGAATGGTGGCAAACCGGCGAGGCACCGGGCACCTTCCGACTGGATGTGGGCGTACTGGAAAACGGCATTACCGAGGCCATGTACCAGGAGCTGGAGTGCCTGATTGCGGACGCCAAGCCCGTCAGCCGCCACATGACCGAGCTGTCGGTCAATCTCGACGTTAACGGCCAACTTCCGGTCGCCGTCGGCAGCTATGATGGCGATATCCTGACCGTGAGCATCACATCATGAGCATCAAATTTTTTGGCATCCTGACCCACTAGGGTGCGGCGCGGCTGGCGAACGCCGCCGCGCGGCCCTCAATCAACTGAGCGTTGACCCGCTTAACGGCAGCCAGATCATTACCGAGCAGGTTATCCCGGAAAATGAGGGCGGATGGTGGATAAGGGAAATGGGCCTGTTTGACAAAGACGGCACCCTGATAGCGGTAGCCAACTGCCCGAAAAGCTGGCGAAAGACCAGAACAGCGCAGATATCCGTTTGGTGCCTATACCCAATCCACCATGAAAGTCTGGTCAAATAAGAATGCTGATTCAGGTTTTCGCTATGTGGCCATCGGCTATTAATGTTTCAGGTAATGATAATGAACGATGAAAGATATGTCTTTAGCGGCACGACCGGCGCATTTTATCCCCTGAATCGCAAGCAGGGCTACATCGATGCCGGCTCATGGCCTGAAGACAGCGTTGAGGTAGGAGAGGAAATTTTCATTAAATTTCAAAATCCCCCACCCGGAAAGCTGCGTGGCGGCGACGCCAACGGCTATCCGTGTTGGGTGGATGCGCCGCCGCCCACGCCGGAAGATGCCAAACGAAGCGTAGCGCTCACGAAAAAGAGCCAGCTGGATGACGCCGGACGCATCATTGAGCCATTACAAGACGCAGTAGACCTCAACATGGCAACGGAAGCAGAAAAAGCCGCGCTGCGGGCATGGAAAAAATACCGCGTGTTTCTTAACCGCGTTGATATCAGCACCGCGCCGGATATCGACTGGCCGACACCGCCGGATGAGGAAGCATAACGTGTCCTCGCCGATGATTCCCTGGGTCGGCGGTAAGCGTCGCCTGATAAAACAGATTTTGCCCCACTTCCCGGCGCACCAGTGCTATGTCGAACCTTTCTGCGGCGGTGCCTCGCTGTTCTTCAGCAAGCCGCCCTCTAAGGTGGAAGTGCTAAACGACATTAACGGCGAGCTGATGAATCTCTACCGGGTGGTGAAAGTGCATCTGGAAGAATTTATGCGCCAGTTTAAATGGGCATTCAGCGCTTCAATCTGCTGCGCCTGGAAGAGCAGCTATCACAGGCGCACCTGCGGCTCTCAGACGCCACCATTGAACATCTGGGCTGGCAGGCTTGCATTGAAAAGTACGACCGCCCCCATACGCTTTTCTACCTCGACCCGCCCTTATATCTATTGGCATACACAGGGTTACGGAGTGACATTTCCGTTTGAGGAGTATGAGAACATCGCACAAATAGCCCGAACCCTTCAGGGGAATATGCTGATTTCGGTCAATGATATTCCCGAGATGCGTGAGGTGTTCACCGGACTCCCCCAGAAAAATACCATATATCTGACCTATGCCGTTGATTAACGGCCAGGGGCGCCCGGTATAGGCTTGCGTCGCCAGTGCAGCAAGCGAGACGTCTTCCCCCGTAATTTCAGGGTAAAGCACCCCGTCAAGATTGAGCTGCGTTTCACCGGCACCAATGTATTGCCATTTTGCCGAGCGGTTAATGCGATCATTTTTGACGTGTCGCCAGTTCAGCGAGTGCCGTAACTGCTGGTAGGGCAACGTTTTCAGTTCAAAGACAAACATGCCGTATACCATCATCATGATCCTGCCTCCTCTAGTCTCTGTCTTTAAAACTGCTGCGGCTGAATTGTTCGCGCCGCGCCAGCTCGGCATTTACCGCATCGGCAGCAATCCGGCCAATGTCACGTGCATCCTGCCGATCGACACCGTGCAGATGAACATGGATTTCCCCGGAAAAGCCACTGCTCGCAACGGCCATCGGATGGAGACGACGCCTTGCCAGCGGCATTTCTGCCTGCGTGACAGGCAGTGATGCGGTAATCACCGCCGGGCGGGTGTGTAGTGTGCTGGCCAGGCGCTCCCCCTGCCATTCGCCGCGAACAGCCAGTGCGCGCGGCAGGTTTTTAAAGATGATATCGCCGGGGCCAATACGCTTTTTGATCTCCTCCAGCAGTCCCCCCGTATTATCGGCGATCTTCTGTAAGCGGCGCTGTGTGCCACTCTCGCCCCCCAGCGGTGAGGGGCCGGCAGCCCCACAAACGGCGCGGCTTTGGGTGACCAGTTCCACCCCTTGCACACCATCTTTTTTTGTTGCGGATCCCACTCCCACATCACGGGCGCTTTCTGCAGGCTCTCCGCTTTGAGGCGCGCAGCCTCAAGGCCGGCAGGGATGAGGCCGAGCTTTTCCAGTATCCAGCCGACCTCCTTCATCAGGGTCGTTAACGGCAATAGCAGTAATTGCAGGGTGCCCCTAGCACCTTGCCGAACGTTTCACCGGCACCGGCGCACTTATCCAGTGTGTCCCTGCTGGATTCCATCGGGGAGAGCAATGTCTTGAACCCGTCAAAAACCCGGCCTATCCCCACGCCTATAGCATCAAATAGCGGGCGGAATGGCGTGAAGGTGTCGCGCAAGGGAGCAAGCTTCGCCATGATGCCGTCAAGCACCCCGGCGAAAAAGACTTTGATAGGCGCCCAGTATTTCCAGATAAGTACGCCAGCTGCCACAAATGCCGCTCCAATAAGGGCAATCGGACTCAGCAGAAAGGAGAGCGCCGCGCCCAGTCCGGAGATGGCGGCGATGATGATACTCCACAGTGCTGGTAATCCCGTCAGGCGCAATGCCAGTCCACCGATGCCCCTGGTGAGCGCGCCAAGCTCCGCAGAAGGGGACATAAAGACGGCCAGCAGCAGGCTTTTCAGGGGGGCTAGCAGCGCCATCAACCTTCCTGCACCAGCGGTCAGGGAGGAAAAGACGCCTCGCCATTCGCTGACACACGCCATTGCCCCACCCGAGGCACCGCCCAGCCGCTGATGGCGGTGATCACGTTGCTGGCGCGTTGCGTCAGGCGGCGCAGGGGGCCATCAGTGGTTTCTTCAATCTGGATACGCAAACCTTCCCAGGCGCTTTCCAGGTTTTTCAGATCGCCGCCGAGGTTATTGGCCATCACCTTGGCGGCTTTATTGGCTTCTCCCTGGACATTTTTCAGTTCGCCAATCAGCTTTTGCAGGGCACCACTCCCGGCGGCCTGAACCAGCGTCTGGAGGGTGTTTGCTTCTTCTTCCCCGGCAATATCCTTGAAAAAGGCGATCTGGTCGGTCGCCCCGTATTTTTTGGTGGCGTTGTAGAGATCGGTTAATACCGCCTCTGCCGGGCGCATTTTCTGTGGCGTCGGCAATCGAGACCCCCAGCGCCTTCAGTGATCCCTTGGCGCGGCCCACCGGCGCCGCCAACCTGGAAAACGTTGCGCGCAAGCCCGTGCCCGCCATGCTGCCCCGCAAGCCCTGATTGGCGAGCACGCCAACCATCGCCGCACCTTCTTCAACACTGACCCCGAGCGTTGACATACCCACCCCGGCATAGGTCATCGCCTCGCCCATGCTGCGCAAGTCGGTGTTGGTGCGGGTAAAGGCACCGGTCAACACGTCACTGATGCGATCCATTTCGCTTGCCGACAGGCTGAACTGGGAAAACACACTAGAGCCGATATCCGCCGTTTCGCCGAGATCCATGCCTCCGGCCAACGCCATATTCAGCACGCCTGGCAAAGCCGCTTGAATGGCCTGCGGCGTAAACCCCGCCATCGCCAGAAATGCCTGACCGCTGGCCGCGTCGCGGGTCGTAAACGCCGTTTCCGCGCCCAGCTTTTTAGTCTGCGCGCGCAGGGCCGCCAGCTGCGCGTCGTCTTTATCCAGCTGGGTCAGCGCCTGAACGCGCGACATCTGGGCATCAAACCCCACTGCGGGCGCTAAAAATCGTCCCCCGGCATAGCCTGCCGCCGCTGCCCCGGCTACCGCCATCGTGCCGCCGCCGCGCAACCTGCCCGCAGTTTGTTGCAAGCGGTCATAGCGGGCGCGCGCTTGCGTAACCGCGGCCAACTGCCGCCACTCGCGCTCCAGCGTCTAGTTATACTGCGCCATGCGGCGTATGGCGCTCTCAAGGGTTCGGTTGCCGCCGAGTAGCGATACGCCGTGGCTTTTGAGTGCCTGGGAGGCGGCGCGCAGCGTCACCATTTCCTGGGTGCGTGTGGCGTTGAGACGCTCTAGTCGGGCAGCCAGTTGCGCCATATGCTCGCGCTGTTTGTCGGTAAGCCGTGTGCCTGCCTGCTGCGCCTGGCTCAGGCCGTCAAGTGTCCGACGCACGTCGTCAATATTGCGGGAGGTTTTGCGCGCTGTCGCGCAGACGGTTGAACGTCCGGGACTGGCTCTCCAGTCCCTTGATGGCGAACTGCGTTTTTTAAGGGACTCAGACAGGCCGCACGCACGCTGGCGGGCTGCATTGACCGGGCGGATCAGTTTATACTATCGCGCTGAACGCGACGCGGATATTAAGGCTTTTCACCGTCACCAGCTCCACTGGAACAGCCGCCCGCTCACGCCAGGCTATGACCTCGGCCAGTGCCATGCTGAAGATTTCAGAGGGAGGCCAGTTAAAAACAACGGCAATATCAGCGACCAGATCGTCGATCTGGTCAAACTGTAATAGCGTTACGGGTTTTCCGTCTCCGCCTCGCTCGATTCGCCATGCCCCGGCGGCGTCAAAAAAGGCATCAGCTCCTCCGAGAGGCCGACGAAATCACGGGTGTCCATTTCGGCGCTTTCTTTGGTCTTGAAATGGGGAGACGTGACGCGCTCCAGCAGTGTGGTGATGGCGTCCGTGTCGAGGTTCAACACGTTGACCAGCCTCAGCCCGCGCAGCGACCCTGCCTGTTTGATATCATCGGTGATCGTGACGGCCGTAATGGTGTCATTGCCGCGAATAATGGGGGTCGCCAGCGTCATGGCCTGGTGGTTTTTTTTGCTCATTGTCGTCTGCTCCGTGCGGCGGCCTTCGCCGCCCTGTGTGAATGGCCTCAGCTCCCCATGCCCAGGGCTGAGATGATGCGGTCCGGGTAGAGGTTTTTGCCGTCTTTCTTGTAGATGAAATTCAGAAAATCAAACTCAAAGATCGGCTTCTCATCAATGGAGAGCTTGTAATAGGTGTTTTTCATGGCGTAACTGATGGAGGTGTCTTCCCCCATCTTGCTTTCGCCACCGTCTATTTCGGTGATGCGCCCGCGTAGCTCAACCTCAACCAGCATGTCGCTGTAGTTGGTGTAATAGGCCCCGGCAAAGCGAAAGCGGGTTTCGTCGATCTTGCTGTAGTACATTAACAGGCCGTCTTTTTCCAGACCGCCCATCACCATGGTGGTGTCTAGCGCACCGCTATCAAACTCCAGATCCACGGCGACAGATCCCATCATGCCACCCGCCTGGAAATCTTCCGTTTTGCGCGTCAGCTTTGGCAGCGTTACCGATGTGACCTTGCCGATGCAGTTGTTACCGTTCACAAAGCAGGTGAGCTGATGCAGTTTATGTGGAATAGCCATGGGTTATGCTCCTCCCAGCGAAGAGAACGCCGGACCAAAATAGTCATCCGTGAACGTCTGGTATAGCGTCATGTTTTCCAGCGGCGGCACCGGCGTGTAGTTGTATCGGATACGCACCTCTCCCTGCCGTAGCGCGGTTGTCGGGTTATCCAGAATGATCAAACCCTAGCATGTGGCACCAATCAGCCGCTACTGTGTCACCAGGGCGCTCAGTTTGCCGTGAATGCCGCTGGCCACATCCTTGACGTTGGTCGGCGTTAGCGGCCCGTCAACGGCTTCAAACTGCGCCTCAGCAATCGTGTCCGCGAGAATTTGCGCCGTGCGGGTATACCCCTCGAAAATAGAGGCGTTGGTGTCGGTAGTGCGGTTTCCCCAGAAGCGGAATCCGTTACGCTTGATAAGCGTGGTAATGTCCTTGTTGTTCAGGGCATTGGCATCGCTTTCTTCCGCCTGAAGCGACCAGAACACGTCATGCAAGATCCCCAGTACATGACTGACCCCCACGTTGGACAATGATTTATGCCACCCCTGCTGATTGTCGATAAGGGCACGCAGGCCGCACGCATAGGCGGAGTGGTCGGCAATGGCCTTGAGCGTTTTGTACAGCGAGCCGGCCTTGCCCAGCACGTTATTGACCCGCGTCAGCAATACGGGGGTGTTCGCGTCGGCATCATCCACCACGGCGACCATACCAATGACACTGGATTCAATATCATTGATGGCTGTCACCAGATCGGTATTTTCCCAAACGTGTACACCATGAAAGCGAGACTCAGACATGTGTACCGCCATTACAGTTATTGGGTTAGGGGTGATCATCGCCCATGTTTGCTGCCCACTCACGTTATTCCCGGTCTGGCCGCGCGGCGACAACAAAAACAGATGTTGCCGCGTCCGCGCGCGTGGGATCTCCTTCGCCCAAAACGCGGAACATTATGGCGCTTTCAGATCTGAAAACGACACTCAACAACGTGGTGGGCGAGTATAACGACGCATTGACCGAGGCGATAAAAAGTCCCGGGTTCTCGATTACCTTGGGCGACCGGGTACTGACGCAACTGGATGAACGGATCATGTCGTTATCGCTGACGGATAACCGGGGGTTTGACGCTGACCAGTTAACGCTTTCCGTTGACGATAGCGACGGACGCCTGGTGCTGCCGCCGAGAGGGGTTGAGCTTGCCGTATCTATAGGCTGGCTGGGGGAGCCAAGGGGCGCTATACCGTTGATGAGGTGTCCCACGAAGGGCCGCCGGATACGATAGGCATTACCGCCCGCAGCGCTGATTTTCGTGATGAGCTGAACGTCAAGAGGGAAGTCTCCTGGCATGACGTGACCGTTGAACGCGTGGTCTCCGCTATCGCGCATCGCTACGGCCTGAAAGCGCAGATCAGCGACAGGCTGATGGACATTGAAATAGACCATGCCGACCAGACACAGGAAAGCGATATGTCGTTTCTGACCCGCATGGCGGACATGTTGGACGCGATAGCCACGATAAAAAACGGCTGGCTGCTGTTTATTCTGCCGGGCGGCGGCGTCAGTGCGTCCGGTAAGGCGCTGCCTTCCGCCAGCATTACGCGCATGAGTGGCGACCGACACCGTTTTCGCATCGCGGATCGGGATGCCTATACCGGCGTGCGGACCTACTGGCTGGATCTGAATTTTGGCAAAAAGAAAAAAGTCAGCGTCAACGCGCGTCGGACAGCCGCCG from Sodalis glossinidius str. 'morsitans' includes these protein-coding regions:
- a CDS encoding phage major tail tube protein, with amino-acid sequence MAIPHKLHQLTCFVNGNNCIGKVTSVTLPKLTRKTEDFQAGGMMGSVAVDLEFDSGALDTTMVMGGLEKDGLLMYYSKIDETRFRFAGAYYTNYSDMLVEVELRGRITEIDGGESKMGEDTSISYAMKNTYYKLSIDEKPIFEFDFLNFIYKKDGKNLYPDRIISALGMGS
- a CDS encoding tail fiber assembly protein, which produces MNDERYVFSGTTGAFYPLNRKQGYIDAGSWPEDSVEVGEEIFIKFQNPPPGKLRGGDANGYPCWVDAPPPTPEDAKRSVALTKKSQLDDAGRIIEPLQDAVDLNMATEAEKAALRAWKKYRVFLNRVDISTAPDIDWPTPPDEEA
- a CDS encoding tail protein, which produces MSKKNHQAMTLATPIIRGNDTITAVTITDDIKQAGSLRGLRLVNVLNLDTDAITTLLERVTSPHFKTKESAEMDTRDFVGLSEELMPFLTPPGHGESSEAETENP